The DNA window ATAGCCGCTTCTGGTGGCCATGATGCCGATATCTGACAAAACCGTTCCTGAACACGAGGCGGGACATGCTGAAACCGCGATTTTCAATTTCGGCTTAACAGCATCCATACTGGAAAAATAATCAAGGATCCTTTGCGAAATTACCTCGGTATCAATGAGCGCAAGCTTGCAATGCGGGCTTCCGACACAGACCCGTGGCACAGGGAAGAGACCCGGCCGTTTTACGACAGCGCCCAGTGCAACAAGCCGCGCCTTGATAGCATCAAAACTTTCCTCGCTGATGCCGGTCAGCCTGACATTCTGCAGGGTAGTAAGATAAATACCGAGACCATGTTGCCGCGCAAGTTCAAATATCAATTCAAGCTGATTCAAAGGCAGTCGCCCGGCCGTTAATGCTATGGTAATGCTTTTACTGTTCTTTTTCATATCCGTAGTGGTCATCCTTTTATTACTCCTGGTCGAACCTGTTTTATTCCATGAAAAGTTTATTATTTTTTATCTTTCCCTTTAAAAAAAATTCATGTATGTATCCTGAATATAATCACAAACACAATCTAAACTCCTCCCGCAGGCCGGGAGATTTTCCAGGAGACATTTCATGGGCCATCATGCTCACAATCCATACGGTGCAGACGACAGGGCAAGCAGAGCAATCGACCGCAAACGCGAAAGAGAACGGGAAGTAATGCTGCAGATTGCCTTTAAGAATGCTGAAGAACTTTCCACCAAGCTCGTTCAAAGGCTCCTTGACAAGAACATCATTGAAACGACATCAGACAGTGCAATCAGGGAATTGTTCACGAAATTACTGAAGAAATTATCCGACATGGAGGAATTTGAAATGAATTTTAAAATTGCTCCGCTCCGGACCCTGGTAAATGACCCGAATCTACTCAGCTTGTATCTCACCCAATATATCATTGAAGACCTGATCAATCACGACAAAATCCAGGATATTTTCGGGGATGATCTGGATATTTATAATGCAGTGGATTCAGTAATGAGCCTCACAAGACCAGAATAAATACTCATTTCAGCTCCCCACAGGCAGATAAGCGCAAGACTTCGAGCGACGCCGAAGCATCCCAAAAGGGCATTGATTTCAGTCTTTGGGGAGATAAAAACTGGCTGTTCCTGTTCAGTTACTCGCTTTCTTTTTTCAGATCAAGATACGTATAGCCTTTCAAACCCTTCTGATACATATTCAAGAGGCGCATGCCCTCGTTTGGCCGCAGCCGGTCTTCCTTGATCGCCCGGTCAATCTGTTTTTTCATGCGCCGGGTAAGGTCACTTTCCGAATACTGTACAAGCCCCAGAACCTTACCCATCGTTGTTCCTGCAATGATTTCTTCAATATAGTAGCCTTCATCCTCATCCTCATCGAGAAACACATGCGCCTCATTGACCCGGCCGAAAAGGTTATGAAGATCACCCATGATATCCTGGTAGGCACCGGTGAGAAATATCCCGAGAAAATAAGGCTCGCCGGTGAAATTATGCAGCGGCAGGGTGTCGACACCCTCTTCGTAAAGATTGATGAATCTTGAGATCTGCCCATCGGAATCACAGGTAATATCCGCCAGTTTGCCTTTTCGCAGCGGTTTTTCGTCAAGCCTGTGAAGCGGCATTATCGGGAACAATTGCCCGAATCCCCAATGGTCCAGCAAGGACTGAAACACACTGAAATTACAGAGATACTGATCACTGAAACGGCTTTCAAGTTCGGTAATTTCGTCGGGGATGTATTCCTCTCCTTGAAATCTGCGAAGCACCTCGCTGCTTATCTGCCAGAAAAGTTTTTCCACCTCGGCCTTGATCGGCAGATCAATGAGTCCCAGGCCGAAATGCGTCTGGATTTCCTGGAAAAGATGCTGGGCATCGTGATACACCTCCAGAAGATTGCCTGAAGAGATACTCTTGTAGATGTCCCATGCATCGTTGACCAGTTTGTGGTCAATCGTCGGTTTTTCAACAGGCAGTTCCGGCGATCCTTTTTTGATGCTGCTGAATATTTCAATAACCAGAACCGAATGATGCGCCACAATGGCCCGACCGCTTTCACTGATGAGTATCGGATGCGCGACCTTTTCCGCATCGCAGATATCCATGACATTATAAACAATATCCCTGGCATATTCGTTTAATGAATAGTTCACCGAAGAATGGAATGTCGTTCTGCTGCCGTCATAATCGACGCCGAGGCCGCCGCCGACATCAATATACTCAAGATCATGGCCGCTTTGTTGAAGCTTGGCATAAAACATCGCCCCTTCTCTGACCGCCCGTTTCACGGCATGAATATCCGGTATCTGCGAGCCGATATGAAAATGGACAAGTTTGAGGCAATGCCCCATGCCGGCTTTTTTCAAAGAATCAGAAGCCGTGAGAATCTCCCCGGTACTGAGGCCGAATTTCGCATCTTCGCCACCGCTTTTTTCCCATTTCCCCTGCCCCGCCACCGCAAGACGCAACCTGATTCCGACTATGGGTTCCACTTTCATCTCAGTAGACAGATTGATGATTTTTTCAACTTCATCGACTTTTTCCACAACCAGAATGATGCGCTTTCCAAGCTTGACGCCAAGAAGCGCCATGCGGATATATTGATGGTCCTTATAACCGTTACAGATAATCAAACTTTCCGGATCCTGATGAAAGGCGAGCGCCGCAAAGAGTTCCGGTTTGGAACCGACTTCCAGCCCGTAATGAAACGGTTTTCCCGCATCAACTATTTCCTCTACAACCTCCCGGAGCTGATTAACTTTTATCGGATACACACCGCGATAAACCGACTTATAGCCGTGTTCGCTGATCGCATTTTCAAAGGCGTGGTTTATCCTTTCCACCCTGTTTCTCAATAAATCCTGAAACCTGATCAACAGCGGGAAATGAAGTCCCTGTCCAAGGGCTTCGTCGATAACATCAAGTATGCAGATACTTGCGCCACATTCCTTCAAAGGAGAAGCGGTCACTTTTCCCATGGAGTTAATATCGAAATATCGTAAACCCCATCTGGATATCCCATAAAGATCTCGGGCGTCATCAATGGTCCAGCTCATCGCGTATCATCCTCACTTAAATAGCACCTACTGGTGCGCGTCGCTTGCAACTGCCTATAAAGTCCCGCTACCTTACAAAAACCGTTGCTTCTTTACAATGAATATCATTATAAGGGAAGCCTTCACTTTTCTTCCAGAAAATTAACTTCCTCTATTTCGATTAAATATTTGGAAAAAACCACCTCCTTGGTATTATCCTGCAATGGAACAAAACGAACACCCCGATTCCCCTCCTACCCTGGTCTTTGCGAACAGTAAAGGTCAAATACAGGATTTCCCGGACCTATACATGGCAGGGAGAAGCGGTCGCTTTCTGTCCCGGCCGGACCTCGAAGACCTGATACCCCTGCCTGAGGGCAGCGAATTTTTTGTCCTTCCCGGGCGCAAACCCATAGGCATCGATAAACACACCGGCGAGGCAACGTTATTCGATGCAAACCCTGATGCCCCCCATGAAGCTATTCAGGCGGTGGCAGCATTCATGGCCCCTGCGCACACGGCGTTCCACTCCACAGCCTACGAGAAAAACAACCCGGATGTCCCGCCTCTGCCGCTTTTTGCCTATACCGCCATCGGCTGGCACAAGGGCCGGTTCTGGGTCAGCGCTTTCAGGAGTGACCCGGATATCCGCCAGGAAGCAGAAGGATTTGACTATCGGAAAATCCGCAAAAAAACCAACCGGAAGCTTAACACATATAAAAACAACCGCCTTGTCCAGCATCTGGGCAAATGCTGTCTGACATACAGTTGCCCGGCTGCAAAAAATTTCTTCCTGGAACGCTTTGAAGCGCCGCTGCCCACTTCCCCTGTATGCAACGCCAATTGCATCGGCTGCATTTCCCTGCAACCCTCGGAATGCTGCCCGTCAACTCAAGACCGAATAACCTTTGTGCCGACTCCCGGAGAAATAGCTGAACTTGCCCTGTCCCATATCAGCAAAGTCAAGAAAGCAGTGGTCAGTTTCGGACAGGGATGCGAAGGCGAACCGTTACTGCAATGGAAAACCATCGGCCGCGCGATATCGCTGATCCGCAAACAGACAGACGCCGGAACAATCAATATAAACAGCAATTCAAGTCTGCCGGAAGCCGTCGCGCATTTAATTCATTGTGGCCTTGACAGCTTACGGGTGAGTATAAACAGCGCCCGTAAGGAAATGCATCAGAAATATTACAGGCCCAGTGGATTCAGTTTCGATGATGTCAGAGAATCCATTCGAGTCATGAAGGACAACAATAAATTCGTTTCCCTCAATTATTTCATCCTGCCCGGATTTACCGATGATCCAGATGAATTCAAGGCCCTGTGCGATCTTCTCGACAACTCCTCCCCGGACATGATCCAGCTCAGAAACCTCAATATGGACCCGGATTGGTATTTTGAAGAGCTTGACCATTTCCCATCAGAGCCGCCCCTGGGAATGCGCGTCTGGCTTAATGAAATACGTAAAAGATTTCCACGGCTCAGACTCGGATATTACAACCCACCCCTTCGCTGACTTCACTTTCCTCACCACCCCGCTGTCACAAGGCATAAGAAAAATATCAAGAGGACGGGATTATTCTTTAACGTATTTTTTTCTCCTTGTTATTTATCCCAGAATATATGTAAAATAATCAAACTATTACTGCTTGTTTGCGCACCTCCGTTGGAGAAATATTAACCAATAAAAATAAAGGGGAGAGATGAATGAAGTTTGATAACAATCACTTGGGGAAATTAGCCTGTTTCACTGCAGCATCCTGTCTTTTTCTGTTTGCGACTGATGCTTCAGCCCTCGACACCTTTATGGTTGGCCCGCGGGCTACCGGCATGGCCGGCGCCAATGTCGCATCGGTTTCCGACACCACGGCGCAATACTATAACCCGGCGGCCTTCGGCTTCATGAACCGCCAGAAAAAGACGGAAGAAGGTGTTGAAAAAGATACAAAAGTTGAGGTTGACAATAACAATCTCGGCCGAAAAACATGGGGCCTTGACATCGGCGCCGGCCTCGGCTACCGCCAGCACAATGAATTCGGTAAATATATCGATGATCTCTCAAGTATCGACCATGACACCCTGAGCACAACCGGCGTCCAGGATAAAGCCGATCTGGAGCAACTTGTCAGACTGGCAAACGACCTCCAGGGCCTCGACGACCCCGGCAATGCCGTTTCAGCCGACGCCAATGCCGGTCTCGGAATCAGGATGGGTCATTTCGCCTTCGGCGTCCGTGGATTCTCCCAGGTAACCGCACAGCTACGCAGTCTTGATACGATACATCTCGGTTTGTCCTTAAACGGTGCAGATGTTGCAACTGATATCAATGCCGTTGATTTAAGTGCTACTTCATACAATACCGCAGGATACACCTTCCAGGTATTTACACCATCCCAGCAAACTCAGCTGCTTACCGCCCTCGGTGGTGACACTGAAGCAGTCCAGCGTCTTGATTATATCGCCGCACAAGAGGGAATTACCAGCACTGATGCACAAGGATCTGCGGACATCCTCTCCAATGTCCTTAACCAGAGTGATGGCAGCACCGCAAACGATCTTGACAGCAACACAACAACTGTCCGGCTCAATGGTTACGGACTCCTTGAAGTTCCTGTGTCTTACGGCTATGCGATCAATGATTACATCTCGGTGGGGGCTAATCTGAAATTCATGAAAGGCCGGGTGTACGGCAACCAGGTCCTGGTGTTCAATAACGATTCCGGGGACACTATTAGCAAAACCGATGAATTCTACGAAGAGACCGATACCTTCGGCGTTGATATCGGCATTATGGCCCGCATGAACAAACTGCAGGCGGGCATTATCGGCCGCAATCTCA is part of the Pseudomonadota bacterium genome and encodes:
- a CDS encoding nitrite reductase, with the protein product MKKNSKSITIALTAGRLPLNQLELIFELARQHGLGIYLTTLQNVRLTGISEESFDAIKARLVALGAVVKRPGLFPVPRVCVGSPHCKLALIDTEVISQRILDYFSSMDAVKPKLKIAVSACPASCSGTVLSDIGIMATRSGYDVYAGGMGGPMPRNGRRVLRRADEAGMLAAVQKLIDFHQASPGKKKRMRKLIDAPDFPFKVESDK
- the traF gene encoding conjugal transfer protein TraF, encoding MKFDNNHLGKLACFTAASCLFLFATDASALDTFMVGPRATGMAGANVASVSDTTAQYYNPAAFGFMNRQKKTEEGVEKDTKVEVDNNNLGRKTWGLDIGAGLGYRQHNEFGKYIDDLSSIDHDTLSTTGVQDKADLEQLVRLANDLQGLDDPGNAVSADANAGLGIRMGHFAFGVRGFSQVTAQLRSLDTIHLGLSLNGADVATDINAVDLSATSYNTAGYTFQVFTPSQQTQLLTALGGDTEAVQRLDYIAAQEGITSTDAQGSADILSNVLNQSDGSTANDLDSNTTTVRLNGYGLLEVPVSYGYAINDYISVGANLKFMKGRVYGNQVLVFNNDSGDTISKTDEFYEETDTFGVDIGIMARMNKLQAGIIGRNLNSPKFNGPTITVNSLPVPFDDVRLDPQVTAGLAFIPFETLTLEADIDLTKNETTLADYETQNMAFGLEWDAFRFLALRCGAYKNLAESDIGWVFSAGIGLNFWAIRLDVAGQFAEEKEQFDGEDIPKESRVAGQLSIDF
- a CDS encoding radical SAM protein — encoded protein: MEQNEHPDSPPTLVFANSKGQIQDFPDLYMAGRSGRFLSRPDLEDLIPLPEGSEFFVLPGRKPIGIDKHTGEATLFDANPDAPHEAIQAVAAFMAPAHTAFHSTAYEKNNPDVPPLPLFAYTAIGWHKGRFWVSAFRSDPDIRQEAEGFDYRKIRKKTNRKLNTYKNNRLVQHLGKCCLTYSCPAAKNFFLERFEAPLPTSPVCNANCIGCISLQPSECCPSTQDRITFVPTPGEIAELALSHISKVKKAVVSFGQGCEGEPLLQWKTIGRAISLIRKQTDAGTININSNSSLPEAVAHLIHCGLDSLRVSINSARKEMHQKYYRPSGFSFDDVRESIRVMKDNNKFVSLNYFILPGFTDDPDEFKALCDLLDNSSPDMIQLRNLNMDPDWYFEELDHFPSEPPLGMRVWLNEIRKRFPRLRLGYYNPPLR
- the speA gene encoding biosynthetic arginine decarboxylase; the encoded protein is MSWTIDDARDLYGISRWGLRYFDINSMGKVTASPLKECGASICILDVIDEALGQGLHFPLLIRFQDLLRNRVERINHAFENAISEHGYKSVYRGVYPIKVNQLREVVEEIVDAGKPFHYGLEVGSKPELFAALAFHQDPESLIICNGYKDHQYIRMALLGVKLGKRIILVVEKVDEVEKIINLSTEMKVEPIVGIRLRLAVAGQGKWEKSGGEDAKFGLSTGEILTASDSLKKAGMGHCLKLVHFHIGSQIPDIHAVKRAVREGAMFYAKLQQSGHDLEYIDVGGGLGVDYDGSRTTFHSSVNYSLNEYARDIVYNVMDICDAEKVAHPILISESGRAIVAHHSVLVIEIFSSIKKGSPELPVEKPTIDHKLVNDAWDIYKSISSGNLLEVYHDAQHLFQEIQTHFGLGLIDLPIKAEVEKLFWQISSEVLRRFQGEEYIPDEITELESRFSDQYLCNFSVFQSLLDHWGFGQLFPIMPLHRLDEKPLRKGKLADITCDSDGQISRFINLYEEGVDTLPLHNFTGEPYFLGIFLTGAYQDIMGDLHNLFGRVNEAHVFLDEDEDEGYYIEEIIAGTTMGKVLGLVQYSESDLTRRMKKQIDRAIKEDRLRPNEGMRLLNMYQKGLKGYTYLDLKKESE